The following are encoded in a window of Rosa chinensis cultivar Old Blush chromosome 4, RchiOBHm-V2, whole genome shotgun sequence genomic DNA:
- the LOC121052890 gene encoding putative zinc finger CCCH domain-containing protein 21 → MKETNVVPAKSTETNVIRTNSMETNVVPGISTETNVIPATTETNIFRSINNIGFSFHNTQPSRSLQSINSVSRSSLSVMANLAVSQLEPAEEKQGTTEENPEEQGNPPAYRWWADRDYLGNKYTQIGNGDSYSRVPRVLELSYPEAVSRYALAPEFVPSSSTACDQHQHQHQPPKRPSPLYKTVLCRYKSSCSKGDGCNFAHTLHEIRRTLVYDRDCKFGSRCPYGRNCFYRH, encoded by the exons ATGAAAGAGACCAACGTGGTTCCGGCGAAAAGTACGGAGACCAACGTGATTCGGACGAACAGCATGGAGACCAACGTCGTTCCGGGCATCAGCACAGAGACCAACGTCATTCCAGCGACTACAGAGACCAACATCTTCAGGTCCATCAACAACATCGGTTTCTCATTTCACAACACCCAACCTTCCCGCTCCCTTCAGTCCATCAACAGCGTTTCGCGATCGTCGTTGTCAGTAATGGCCAACCTGGCTGTATCTCAG CTTGAGCCAGCGGAAGAAAAGCAAGGAACGACCGAAGAAAATCCTGAGGAACAAGGCAATCCACCTGCCTATCGCTGGTGGGCTGATCGCGATTATCTCGGAAACAAATACACTCAG ATTGGTAACGGGGACTCATACTCGAGAGTACCGAGGGTGCTGGAGCTGAGTTACCCAGAGGCAGTATCACGCTATGCCCTTGCTCCCGAATTCGTCCCTTCTTCTTCAACTGCCTGTGACCAGCACCAGCACCAGCATCAACCTCCAAAGCGTCCTTCACCACTCTACAAGACGGTATTATGTCGGTACAAAAGTTCTTGCTCGAAGGGAGACGGGTGTAACTTTGCCCATACTCTTCACGAGATTCGTAGGACACTCGTGTATGACAGAGATTGCAAGTTCGGAAGCCGTTGTCCGTATGGCCGTAATTGCTTTTACCGTCATTAG
- the LOC112199920 gene encoding dynamin-related protein 1C isoform X1 — protein MAARACRSGKLSLPLPSLEARKSSVWESMVGRGFLPCGSGIVVRRPLVLQLHRVVDGRSEYAEFLHAPRKKFTDCASVHKEISDETDRIIGLTALYWLYLLLIKILPLQMPLNLQERSIHQKEGHIDCNTHDGCL, from the exons ATGGCAGCGAGGGCATGTCGCTCTGGGAAGCTCTCCCTTCCGTTACCATCGTTGGAGGCCAG GAAGTCTTCGGTTTGGGAAAGCATGGTGGGGAGAGGTTTCTTGCCTTGTGGATCTG GTATTGTGGTGAGGAGACCATTAGTGTTGCAGCTTCATCGGGTAGTGGATGGGCGATCTGAATATGCAGAGTTTCTTCATGCGCCTAGGAAGAAGTTTACTGATTGTG CTTCTGTACACAAGGAGATCTCAGATGAGACTGATCGCATAATTGG CCTAACTGCATTATATTGGCTATATCTCCTGCTAATCAAGATATTGCCACTTCAGATGCCATTGAACTTGCAAGAGAGGTCGATCCATCAG AAGGAAGGCCATATAGACTGCAACACCCATGATGGCTGCTTATAG
- the LOC112199920 gene encoding dynamin-related protein 1C isoform X2: MAARACRSGKLSLPLPSLEARKSSVWESMVGRGFLPCGSGIVVRRPLVLQLHRVVDGRSEYAEFLHAPRKKFTDCASVHKEISDETDRIIGCH; encoded by the exons ATGGCAGCGAGGGCATGTCGCTCTGGGAAGCTCTCCCTTCCGTTACCATCGTTGGAGGCCAG GAAGTCTTCGGTTTGGGAAAGCATGGTGGGGAGAGGTTTCTTGCCTTGTGGATCTG GTATTGTGGTGAGGAGACCATTAGTGTTGCAGCTTCATCGGGTAGTGGATGGGCGATCTGAATATGCAGAGTTTCTTCATGCGCCTAGGAAGAAGTTTACTGATTGTG CTTCTGTACACAAGGAGATCTCAGATGAGACTGATCGCATAATTGG ATGCCATTGA
- the LOC112199918 gene encoding putative F-box protein At5g55150 isoform X1, with protein sequence MKQMVYSLSEGETYTNVQLPVPYDRRCCGSSHGWLATAHENFAITLLNPFRKAAAIHLPPLTTPHNLRDYQFGLQKFQDQLKKRYDYYVCKVILSADPSLNPHNYVVVATYDYCCRLAFIKAGQRDWTYVEKTYMFSDAIFHRNEIYAVGLGGIIASVDVNSSNDPSRPPKAIPLTRLRPMEHPLFPYKADKAYLVESTNGDLLHVRRFLKRKEGLDQKLGVINFVVYKVLFIDNDGTFVRQDLIDSIGDDALFLGDNHSISVSASNFPRCQPNSIYFTNDIMKGGMGIFNLADKTATQHYPLNPSESAQMEYIAVLVPSEDCISPGLVELKRIRN encoded by the exons ATGAAGCAAATGGTTTATAGCCTTTCGGAAGGAGAAACCTATACAAACGTCCAATTACCGGTGCCTTATGATAGGAGGTGCTGTGGCTCCAGCCATGGTTGGTTGGCCACAGCACACGAGAATTTCGCCATAACTCTTTTGAATCCTTTCAGAAAAGCAGCGGCCATTCATTTGCCTCCCTTGACAACCCCACATAATCTCCGAGACTACCAATTTGGGTTACAGAAGTTCCAGGATCAGTTGAAGAAGCGCTACGACTATTATGTCTGTAAGGTTATATTATCTGCTGACCCGTCTTTGAATCCGCATAATTATGTGGTTGTGGCAACCTACGACTATTGTTGCAGGTTGGCTTTCATTAAAGCAGGACAAAGAGATTGGACTTATGTCGAGAAAACATATATGTTTTCTGATGCTATTTTTCACAGAAATGAAATTTATGCAGTTGGACTAGGGGGAATAATTGCGTCAGTTGATGTCAATAGTAGTAATGATCCTTCGCGGCCGCCAAAAGCAATTCCACTTACACGTTTACGACCAATGGAACACCCTCTGTTCCCATACAAAGCAGATAAGGCATATCTTGTTGAATCAACCAATGGAGACTTGCTGCATGTTCGAAGGTTTTTGAAACGAAAGGAAGGTCTTGATCAAAAGCTGGGGGTTATCAATTTTGTGGTATACAAGGTGTTATTCATCGACAACGATGGGACCTTTGTGAGGCAGGATCTGATAGACAGCATTGGGGATGATGCTTTGTTCTTGGGTGATAATCATTCAATATCTGTTTCGGCTTCAAATTTTCCTAGGTGCCAACCAAATTCCATCTACTTCACAAATGACATTATGAAGGGTGGTATGGGTATCTTCAATTTAGCAGACAAGACCGCCACACAACACTACCCTCTAAATCCCAGTGAGAG TGCACAAATGGAATATATTGCTGTGCTTGTGCCATCTGAAGATTGCATCTCCCCTGGCTTAGTGGAGTTGAAGAGAATTCGAAATTGA
- the LOC112199918 gene encoding uncharacterized protein LOC112199918 isoform X2 yields MWQLPPKSGRTVEACSNGEKYGPSQLSLVSSKQGSIADFPFLKIMSFTAVTFHGYSFFPVLWESSSIEYLSLTACSFEIHGYSYVESSSLKCLEVKYCHGLKFIIVHEAMNLESLTFVSPPPPYSKCTRVTVNNTPNLRKIDICVDELGELYLWQCHRALKATINTQNLNQFRFYGSLEAQVSVKACWKSVISVSELWDEEWFCSNLTNLSTLMDFLKGFGCCKKVWLCTRDFKALIFPETFRKTTGTLATPLPKSCILNVAMLNPPTARSRDYWDLKDSMNWIARSARIVRDNPRWLVTYLEEGGKQANSA; encoded by the exons ATGTGGCAATTGCCACCCAAATCCGGTCGGACGGTGGAGGCTTGCTCTAATGGTGAAAAATATG GTCCTTCACAGCTGTCCTTGGTTTCAAGCAAACAAGGTAGCATAGCTGATTTCCCCTTTTTGAAAATCATGTCCTTCACAGCTGTGACGTTCCATGGCTATAGTTTCTTCCCTGTACTATGGGAGTCCTCTTCCATCGAGTACTTGTCATTAACTGCATGTTCTTTTGAGATCCATGGCTATAGTTACGTTGAAAGTTCGAGTCTCAAGTGCCTGGAAGTTAAGTATTGTCATGGGCTTAAGTTTATTATTGTTCACGAAGCTATGAATCTCGAGTCTCTTACATTTGTTTCACCGCCACCACCATATTCAAAATGTACAAGGGTGACGGTGAATAATACCCCCAACTTGAGAAAGATCGATATTTGTGTTGATGAACTCGGGGAATTATATTTATGGCAATGCCATCGTGCACTAAAGGCCACCATCAATACCCAAAATCTCAatcaattcagattctatggtTCATTGGAAGCCCAAGTTTCTGTTAAAGCATGTTGGAAATCCGTAATTTCAGTTTCGGAACTTTGGGATGAAGAATGGTTCTGTTCAAACTTGACAAATTTGTCTACTCTGATGGACTTCCTTAAAGGATTTGGCTGCTGCAAGAAGGTGTGGCTGTGTACACGTGATTTTAAAGCTCTCATCTTTCCAGAAACTTTTAGGAAGACCACCGGCACCCTCGCTACACCGTTGCCTAAAAGTTGCATTCTGAACGTGGCAATGCTGAATCCTCCAACAGCGCGCAGTAGAGACTACTGGGACTTGAAGGACTCCATGAATTGGATTGCACGTTCTGCACGGATTGTTAGAGATAATCCCCGATGGCTCGTTACGTACTTGGAAGAAGGCGGAAAGCAAGCAAACTCGGCCTAG
- the LOC121052482 gene encoding dynamin-related protein 1E-like, with the protein MAYLAVVNLTLIDLPGLTKFFPNCIILAISPANQDIATSDAIELAREVDPSGRTFGVITKLDLMDKGTNAFNVQLYAILELCRAFEGVFKEHLVGGCTLF; encoded by the exons ATG GCGTACCTTGCAGTTGTAAACTTGACTCTCATAGATCTTCCTGGATTGACCAAGTTTTTT CCTAACTGCATTATATTGGCTATATCTCCTGCTAATCAAGATATTGCCACTTCAGATGCCATTGAACTTGCAAGAGAGGTCGATCCATCAG GCAGAACATTTGGAGTGATAACAAAACTTGATCTAATGGACAAGGGAACCAACGCTTTCAAT GTCCAATTGTACGCTATTTTAGAGCTATGTCGTGCATTTGAAGGTGTATTCAAGGAACACCTGGTTGGAGG ATGCACTTTGTTTTGA